The following is a genomic window from Vicinamibacteria bacterium.
GTGACGACCTGCTTGCGCCCGAAGTGGTCCTTCAGATGGTCCGTGGTCTCTGCGAATTCTTTCACGAACTGGTTGATGTCGTCTTCACCTTTCGAGCCGTCCATCGTGCTGTGGTCGAGGGCCTTATCGAGACTCTTGCGAAACCGGTCGGCTCCCTTGTCGATCCGTTTCAACAATTGCTCGACTTGCTTGTCGTCTACCCGAGCCACGTTGGTCCCCGGTACGGTCCAATGCGCGGTGACGCCGTAGATCGCTGCCAAGTCATCTAGATCCCGCCGCAGGTCCACCCAGTCGCGCTCGGCAGAAGCGTCCAGCTGGTTACGCATCATGAAGCTGTCGATGAGCGATGCACGGCTGAGCACTTCTTCGACATCGGCGGTACCGGATTTGCGATCGTTGACTCGATCGCGCAGACGGTCGGTGGCCTTCTCGAAATCCTTCACGGAACGGTTGATCTGATCTTCCTCTCGGCTGCCATTGATCGGATTTCGATCGATCGCTCGATCGAAACTGCCGCGAAAGGTATCCGTGCGTTTGTCGATGCGAGTCAACAGGTCTTTCACTTGTTGATCGCTCGATCGGCTTGGTCTTTGTTGTGCCGCGACCGCCGTACTTCCACTCGCAAGTGCAAGCAGAACGGCCAGGGCGGCTATCGGTCGAGATCTCGTCATAATCTTCTCCTGGTTTTTTCGTCGAGAGACCAGCAGGCAAAACCTGTCCTGGTCGGATTTGGACTGCTCCCTCAGACGGCTGCGACCTCGCTGGCGCCGTTGCCGGCAAGCGCGGAAGCGGCCGCTCCCACGCGGCGGACGGTCTCGTCCCGGACTTCCTCGCCTCGACGGATGGCCCGATCCTTCAACCCACGGGCAGAGTCAGCAGTTTCACGCCCCTTCTGCCGCATTGCCGCACGGGTGTTTTTGCCCGAGTGGGGAGCAAGGAGCAACGCCACGCTGGCGCCGGCTAGACCACCGGCCAGAAAGCAAACCATCTTGGTGGAATACGTGGTGCATTCATTCATGGAACCTCCTCGGTTCTCGTTCGTGTGTCGTCGGTTACTGCCGACTTGAACTCAACTTCGATAAGAGCAAGATCGTGACCATCTCTCACGCGTGAAAACGTCGCCACTCTCGCGGAAAGGCCGCCCACTCCGTCTCCGAAGGAAGGCGGATTGTAGATTGTTCCTCTGTTGCGCCTTCGGACTCGAGCTTCCATAGGTATATAGGTACCGAGAGAGTCACCCGTCGGTGGCCGTAGGAGCTCACCAGGCCCACGACCACCGAAGGCCGGTCGATAGCCTTACCAAGTTTCCTCTCGACCGGTTCATCGCTCAGCTGACATTGAAGTCCCTGGTCCCGGCGGAGGTGCCATTCAGGAGAACTTCGACCTTGTAACCGCCGGTTGGCCATGGGTCCGGCTTGGACAGGTGGAACTCGGTTGCGGTGGCGCCGCCGGTGGGGGCGATATTCTGCGTGGACTCATCGACCACTTGCCCGTCCTCATACGTCCAGCGGGCGGTGAGAGTGGCGCTCGGGGCAGAACCGTCGGTCGTCACCGATACATAGAAGGTCTCGGCGGGTCCAAAGGAATCGGTCTTTTCCGCAATCGCTTTGTCTGCAGTGACGCTCCGCCCAACGGCGATGTCGGTTACCTTCACGCCGGCCTGAACCGCTTTCTTGGGTGCAGAGCAACCGAAGAAAGCCACCGCCAACGACACGCTGACGACAGTTCGAACGCATTGATTGATACTCATTTTTCTCTCCTCAAACTTTCGGGATTTGCAGTTCTTGTCCAGGGTAGATGAGGTCCGGATCCTTGATGAGGTTCCGGTTCGCCTCGTAGATCTTGGTCCACTTCTGAGCGTCGCCGTACTCTCGCTTGGCGATCTTGGACAGGCTGTCGCCGCTGACGACGACATAGGTCCGCCCCGTGGTCACGGAAGGCGCACTCGTTTTCGGTCCTGTTCGACCGGGGCTCGGAGCGGTGCTGGAGCCGCCGCTCCGAACGTTGGAAAAGTCCGTCCGCGGTTTTTCCTTCTTACCAAAAAGATCTCCAAAAATTCCCACGTCTCCTCCTCTCGGCGCGCTTTGGATTTCTGAATCCGTTCTCGCGAGCCGCGACTGTGTTATGAGTAATTTGCTTTTGCGAACATCCGATCAATGAGAGTTCGTTTCCCGCTACCGCTTGGTTTCCTCCGGATGCTCTACTTCTTCCCTGTAAGCAGAATTCCAGCGCCCGTGACCAGAAGAGCCATCCCCGCCCACACCGGGACGTTCACTCGCTCCTTCTCGGTGATGTTGATCTCCACGGGACCCAGCTTGGCCTCATGGGTCTCGCTGGTGTAACTGAATCCCCCGTAGGCGAGGGCCAGGGCCCCAGCGACCAAAAGCGCAATTGCGAGAATTCGCATTCCGATTTTCTTCCTTGGCGCGGGGCACGGGAAGCAAGCGTATCGAACGCTCGCTCCCGAGCCATACAGCCTGGGCTAGAGGGTCTAATCGTCGATGACAAAGGTGAGCATCATGTTGACCTGGTACTCCGTGATGGAGCCGCTGGTCAACCTGACCTGTTGCTCTTTGATCCACGCGCTCTGAACGTTGCGGAGCGTCTTGCTCGCCCTCTCGATGCCTCGCTGGATCGCATCCTCGAAGCTCTTCGTCGAAGTGGCGCTGATCTCGGAAACCTTTGCTACTGACATGTCAT
Proteins encoded in this region:
- a CDS encoding YtxH domain-containing protein, with product MNECTTYSTKMVCFLAGGLAGASVALLLAPHSGKNTRAAMRQKGRETADSARGLKDRAIRRGEEVRDETVRRVGAAASALAGNGASEVAAV
- a CDS encoding LysM peptidoglycan-binding domain-containing protein; its protein translation is MFGDLFGKKEKPRTDFSNVRSGGSSTAPSPGRTGPKTSAPSVTTGRTYVVVSGDSLSKIAKREYGDAQKWTKIYEANRNLIKDPDLIYPGQELQIPKV
- a CDS encoding dodecin family protein, translated to MSVAKVSEISATSTKSFEDAIQRGIERASKTLRNVQSAWIKEQQVRLTSGSITEYQVNMMLTFVIDD